One part of the Tunicatimonas pelagia genome encodes these proteins:
- a CDS encoding cupin domain-containing protein: protein MLPEAQQWIDRLQMQPHPEGGFYKETYKASDSIPELDRSYSTGIYYLLLENAFSAFHRIKSDEMWHFYAGETLEVAVLYPDGSLKVHRLGSNWEQGDRFQLVVPANHWFASRMADPTTYALVGCTVAPGFDFSDFEMADREKLLSEFPQHETTIQQLTR, encoded by the coding sequence TTGCTACCCGAAGCCCAACAATGGATTGACCGCCTGCAAATGCAACCTCATCCCGAAGGCGGATTTTATAAAGAAACGTACAAAGCATCCGATAGCATTCCTGAGCTAGACCGTAGCTATTCTACGGGCATTTACTACTTACTACTGGAAAATGCTTTCTCAGCCTTTCATAGAATTAAATCGGACGAGATGTGGCACTTTTACGCGGGCGAAACGCTAGAGGTGGCTGTTTTGTACCCGGATGGTTCTCTCAAGGTTCATCGTCTCGGATCAAACTGGGAGCAGGGAGATCGATTTCAGTTGGTAGTTCCGGCCAATCACTGGTTTGCTTCGCGCATGGCTGACCCAACCACCTACGCTCTGGTTGGCTGTACCGTTGCTCCCGGCTTTGATTTTAGCGATTTTGAAATGGCTGACCGAGAAAAATTACTAAGCGAATTCCCGCAACACGAGACCACTATTCAGCAGCTTACTCGCTAA
- a CDS encoding ISKra4 family transposase, whose translation MEVKEAKINQIRQHLDQIIAQMDARSKEGMRIHQVERSLFTSLLQLGFQLLEYYILSIQQVVAVQGVPVDRAGEKMKNTGLRSRPYRSIFGPLSIARPKYYSTTGKSYYRLDEALGLPKSNYSYVLDDWLGYGATEMDFAQSAEQLERILGHPLRGMQSQRCSYRLCEQVKDFYEQQAWENIEDGTHLSVGFDGKGVPIRRSETQRAEESTAVRLSKGQKKGVKKEATVSLSSSFTPRPRQAQELLESLFCPTHEPQKPDGGHTWHEHKHLRAFLSDKVGAIRYGVENLLRRDASAKKPIIVLIDGDRALEKAVRQVVEEKKVTHRVEAYVLDFIHLLEYVWKVANAHWGEKHPNRFAWVRSQAALLLDSQHDEVRQQWQVILQQATLSQYKRDTVQRAITYLTNHQHMVDYKTYLQLGFPITTGAVESACGHFVKSRMERNGMHWGKQGAQNMLNLRAVRKNGDWDNYLQTVVKHEQQALYQKAA comes from the coding sequence ATGGAAGTAAAGGAAGCAAAAATCAACCAGATAAGACAACACTTAGATCAGATAATAGCCCAAATGGATGCCCGAAGTAAAGAAGGAATGAGAATTCATCAGGTAGAGCGGTCTTTGTTTACCAGTTTATTGCAGTTAGGTTTTCAACTGTTAGAATACTACATTTTGAGTATACAACAGGTAGTCGCTGTTCAGGGGGTTCCCGTTGATCGTGCAGGGGAAAAGATGAAGAACACCGGGCTGCGTAGTCGGCCTTACCGAAGCATTTTTGGCCCGTTATCCATTGCCCGCCCCAAGTATTACTCAACCACTGGTAAGAGCTATTACCGGCTGGACGAAGCGTTGGGCTTACCCAAGAGCAACTATTCTTACGTATTGGATGATTGGTTAGGGTATGGGGCCACCGAGATGGACTTTGCCCAAAGTGCTGAGCAGTTGGAGCGCATCTTAGGTCATCCCCTAAGGGGTATGCAAAGCCAACGGTGTAGTTACAGGCTTTGCGAGCAAGTAAAAGACTTTTATGAGCAACAAGCCTGGGAAAACATAGAAGATGGTACTCATTTGAGCGTAGGCTTTGACGGTAAGGGGGTGCCCATTCGTCGCAGCGAAACTCAGCGAGCTGAGGAAAGTACGGCGGTTCGTCTGAGCAAAGGACAGAAGAAGGGGGTCAAAAAAGAAGCCACAGTAAGCCTGAGCAGTTCGTTTACCCCGCGGCCCCGGCAGGCTCAAGAACTCTTAGAGAGCTTGTTTTGCCCTACCCATGAGCCGCAGAAGCCCGATGGAGGGCATACCTGGCACGAGCACAAGCATCTACGAGCCTTTCTCTCAGACAAGGTAGGGGCCATCCGCTACGGGGTGGAAAACCTACTTCGGCGCGATGCTAGTGCAAAAAAGCCGATCATCGTTTTGATAGACGGTGACCGAGCCTTAGAAAAAGCAGTTCGGCAAGTGGTAGAAGAAAAGAAAGTTACCCATCGGGTAGAGGCCTACGTACTGGATTTTATTCACTTGCTAGAGTACGTTTGGAAGGTGGCTAACGCTCATTGGGGGGAGAAGCATCCCAATCGTTTTGCTTGGGTGAGAAGCCAAGCCGCCTTGTTACTAGACAGCCAGCATGATGAGGTACGACAGCAATGGCAAGTTATCTTGCAACAGGCTACCTTGTCTCAATACAAGCGTGACACTGTCCAACGAGCCATCACCTACCTGACCAACCATCAGCATATGGTAGATTACAAAACCTATCTACAGCTAGGATTTCCTATCACCACCGGAGCGGTGGAAAGTGCCTGTGGACATTTTGTAAAGAGCCGTATGGAGAGAAACGGCATGCATTGGGGAAAACAAGGTGCGCAGAATATGCTCAACCTACGAGCCGTCAGAAAGAACGGCGATTGGGACAACTACCTACAAACAGTAGTCAAACACGAACAACAAGCTCTTTACCAAAAAGCTGCCTGA
- a CDS encoding alpha/beta fold hydrolase — MHFIRLENLNIEYNLSGNKENETILFVHGLGANLNQFEKQHEYFSDSFQVLSINLRGHGESSFSYQPNQPDFTLSAMREDVIKVLDHLAIEQVHFVGNSMGGNVGYELLKSHPSRLKTFTTFGTTAELQKSKLTIVLMRTMYKLLSSRTLGSLSSSSGNTAYSKQLIKKMMSQMAKSTVLAIIPNIANFNYLAVIRNSKVPAMIIKGGKDQEINKVIGSTIEEFEQRGNFQLRNMTEAGHFANLDNPEQFNQLLEDFYNNH; from the coding sequence ATGCATTTTATACGACTAGAAAACCTAAATATTGAGTACAATCTGAGTGGAAATAAAGAGAATGAAACGATTTTATTTGTCCATGGACTAGGAGCCAATCTCAACCAATTTGAAAAGCAGCACGAATATTTTAGCGACAGTTTTCAGGTTTTGTCGATTAACTTGAGAGGCCACGGAGAATCATCGTTTTCATACCAGCCCAATCAACCTGATTTTACTTTATCAGCTATGCGTGAAGATGTGATCAAGGTGCTTGATCATCTAGCAATTGAACAGGTACATTTTGTAGGAAACTCTATGGGTGGAAACGTGGGCTACGAATTACTGAAATCACATCCATCACGCCTGAAAACATTTACCACGTTTGGCACTACGGCTGAGCTACAAAAATCTAAACTAACCATTGTTCTGATGAGAACTATGTACAAGTTGCTTAGCTCCCGAACTCTTGGTAGTCTGTCCAGTTCTTCGGGAAATACCGCGTACTCGAAGCAACTCATCAAGAAGATGATGTCTCAAATGGCAAAATCAACTGTGCTTGCCATCATCCCCAATATTGCAAATTTTAATTATTTAGCGGTAATCCGAAACTCAAAAGTGCCCGCCATGATTATTAAGGGGGGTAAAGATCAGGAGATCAATAAAGTGATCGGTAGTACGATTGAAGAATTTGAGCAACGAGGCAATTTCCAGCTGAGAAATATGACTGAAGCCGGGCATTTTGCTAACCTTGATAACCCCGAACAGTTTAATCAACTACTAGAAGATTTTTATAATAACCACTAG
- a CDS encoding NAD-dependent epimerase/dehydratase family protein — MADTGKVLVVGSNGQLGVELTDALVDFYGEDQVIPSDITPSDRKNFIKLDVLNADQLRAIVQEQQIQEVYLLAALLSARGEKYPLVAWQINMDGLLNVLELAREGVIRKIFWPSSIAVFGETTPKIDTPQETIISPDTMYGITKLAGERLCAYYAKKFQVDVRSVRYPGLVGHRALPGGGTTDYAVAIYHKAVAGEVYRCFLAPNTRLPFLFMPDAVRATLEIMQVPANKISTRSSYNLAGFSTTPAEIATSIQQHIPDFQVEYEPDFRQQIADSWPESIDDQVARKDWGWQSRYSLADMSEVMIQHLKKQLSSKILSS, encoded by the coding sequence ATGGCAGACACGGGCAAAGTGCTGGTGGTTGGATCGAACGGGCAATTAGGAGTAGAACTGACGGATGCCCTGGTAGATTTTTACGGTGAAGATCAGGTAATTCCTTCGGATATCACCCCATCTGACCGGAAAAATTTTATCAAACTAGATGTGCTGAATGCTGACCAGCTACGTGCGATTGTGCAAGAACAGCAAATACAGGAGGTTTATCTATTAGCAGCACTACTTTCGGCACGTGGGGAAAAATACCCATTAGTGGCCTGGCAGATCAATATGGATGGCTTGCTGAATGTGCTGGAGCTGGCGCGAGAAGGAGTAATTCGCAAGATATTTTGGCCGAGTTCAATCGCGGTTTTCGGAGAAACTACTCCCAAAATAGATACCCCGCAGGAAACCATCATTTCACCTGACACCATGTACGGTATCACCAAGTTGGCGGGAGAGCGACTGTGCGCTTATTACGCTAAGAAATTTCAGGTAGACGTGCGGAGTGTGCGCTACCCAGGTTTGGTCGGCCACCGGGCATTGCCGGGCGGAGGCACTACCGACTATGCCGTAGCTATTTACCACAAAGCCGTGGCAGGCGAGGTCTATCGCTGTTTTCTTGCCCCCAATACGCGACTTCCCTTCCTATTTATGCCGGATGCTGTGCGGGCTACTCTAGAAATTATGCAGGTACCAGCCAATAAAATTAGCACACGCTCTAGCTATAACCTAGCAGGCTTCTCCACCACTCCGGCTGAAATAGCGACTTCTATTCAGCAGCATATTCCTGATTTTCAGGTTGAGTACGAACCTGATTTTCGACAGCAGATTGCCGATAGTTGGCCCGAGAGTATTGACGATCAGGTGGCTCGTAAAGATTGGGGGTGGCAGTCGCGTTACAGTTTAGCCGATATGAGCGAGGTGATGATTCAACATCTTAAGAAGCAGCTTTCTTCTAAAATACTTTCTTCTTAG
- a CDS encoding toxin-antitoxin system YwqK family antitoxin: MRYLFCLFLLSGLSLSLAFAQDEKDKKEEEETVEKPFAPDTSDIFLVDPATQVPLTVNLEAEEEEEKEEKKAKKKKKRKKNVFYNIKTKKGFARSARGGTDVIETFHYLKEFEMPDPYVRDVYWYDTKRKQIRTTHNITKNKALILHGPYKKMTVDNEILEEGIFYKGTKHGRWTKYSKKDILLDKEKYTRGWPRESEITYYDEGKRTKPQEVIPVEYGEKEGYYFYFHPSGRIAVEGEYQEDQKVGIWTEFYDYDRRPKKQIKYTDDPYDDEARPYTMKEWSPEGKVVYEHKKDTR; this comes from the coding sequence ATGCGCTATTTATTTTGCTTATTTCTACTATCTGGACTGAGTTTATCTTTGGCTTTCGCCCAGGACGAAAAGGATAAAAAAGAGGAAGAAGAAACCGTTGAAAAACCCTTTGCTCCAGATACTTCAGATATTTTTCTGGTTGACCCGGCTACGCAGGTTCCGCTTACGGTAAACCTGGAAGCAGAAGAGGAGGAAGAGAAAGAGGAGAAAAAAGCAAAGAAGAAGAAAAAGCGAAAGAAAAACGTTTTCTACAATATTAAAACTAAGAAAGGCTTTGCCCGCTCAGCCCGGGGTGGAACCGATGTTATTGAAACATTTCACTATCTGAAGGAATTCGAAATGCCCGACCCTTACGTGCGGGATGTCTACTGGTACGATACCAAGCGTAAGCAAATTCGTACTACACACAACATCACCAAGAACAAAGCACTGATTCTGCATGGTCCCTACAAAAAAATGACCGTTGATAACGAAATTCTGGAAGAAGGCATTTTCTACAAGGGCACTAAGCACGGTCGGTGGACGAAGTACAGCAAGAAGGACATTTTGCTCGACAAAGAGAAATACACTCGAGGCTGGCCCCGGGAGTCAGAAATCACCTACTACGACGAAGGTAAACGTACGAAACCCCAGGAAGTGATTCCGGTGGAATACGGTGAAAAAGAAGGTTACTATTTTTACTTTCACCCCAGCGGGCGTATCGCAGTGGAAGGAGAGTATCAGGAAGATCAGAAAGTAGGCATCTGGACGGAGTTTTACGATTACGACCGTCGACCCAAGAAACAGATTAAATACACCGATGATCCTTACGACGACGAAGCCCGCCCGTACACCATGAAAGAGTGGAGCCCTGAAGGAAAAGTGGTTTACGAGCACAAGAAGGACACTAGATAA
- the kbl gene encoding glycine C-acetyltransferase, with product MYETLKPALEKELAEIREAGLYKSERIITTPQGAVIKTDAGEEVINFCANNYLGLSSHPQVIEAAKRTIDTHGFGLSSVRFICGTQDIHKELEQKISDFLGTEDTILYAAAFDANGGLFEPLLGKEDAIISDQLNHASIIDGVRLCKAMRFRYQHNNMADLEKQLREADSMGARHKIIVTDGVFSMDGTIAQLDKICDLADQYRALVMIDECHSTGFMGKTGRGVHEHCDVMGRVDIITGTLGKALGGASGGFTAARKEIVEMLRQRSRPYLFSNTLAPSIVGASIAVLDMLSSTTELRDKLEDNTTYFRQKMTEAGFDIKPGTHAIVPIMLYEAPLAQQFAARLLKKGIYVIGFFYPVVPQGQARIRVQMSAAHERAHLDQAINAFVEVGNELGVLVA from the coding sequence ATGTACGAAACACTAAAACCCGCCTTAGAAAAAGAGTTAGCTGAAATTCGAGAAGCCGGCTTGTACAAGTCCGAACGTATTATCACTACTCCGCAAGGTGCCGTTATTAAAACCGACGCGGGAGAAGAAGTTATTAACTTTTGTGCGAATAACTACCTCGGCCTTTCTTCTCATCCCCAAGTGATTGAAGCCGCCAAACGAACCATTGACACCCACGGCTTCGGTCTGTCGTCGGTGCGCTTCATCTGTGGCACCCAGGATATTCATAAAGAACTGGAACAGAAGATTTCCGACTTTCTGGGCACGGAAGATACCATTCTCTACGCGGCGGCTTTTGACGCTAACGGCGGATTGTTTGAACCACTGCTCGGCAAAGAAGATGCGATCATCTCTGACCAACTGAATCATGCTTCCATCATAGATGGAGTCCGTCTGTGCAAAGCCATGCGCTTCCGCTATCAGCATAATAATATGGCTGACTTAGAAAAACAGTTGCGGGAAGCAGACTCGATGGGTGCTCGTCACAAAATCATCGTTACCGATGGGGTGTTTTCTATGGATGGCACCATTGCCCAATTAGATAAAATCTGCGATCTGGCCGATCAATACCGAGCTTTGGTAATGATTGACGAATGCCACTCTACTGGGTTTATGGGCAAAACCGGGCGGGGTGTACACGAACACTGCGATGTGATGGGTCGGGTAGATATTATCACCGGAACATTGGGAAAAGCCTTAGGCGGGGCTTCCGGCGGGTTTACCGCTGCCCGCAAAGAGATTGTAGAAATGTTACGGCAACGCTCGCGCCCCTACTTATTTTCCAACACCTTAGCTCCATCTATCGTAGGCGCATCCATTGCCGTACTCGATATGCTCTCCAGTACTACCGAACTGCGCGATAAACTGGAAGACAACACCACCTACTTCCGCCAGAAGATGACCGAAGCCGGATTTGACATTAAACCGGGCACCCACGCTATTGTACCGATTATGCTGTACGAAGCCCCGCTAGCCCAACAGTTTGCCGCTCGATTACTAAAGAAAGGTATCTACGTGATTGGCTTCTTCTATCCAGTAGTTCCCCAGGGGCAAGCCCGCATCCGAGTACAAATGAGTGCCGCCCACGAACGAGCGCACCTCGATCAGGCAATTAACGCCTTTGTAGAAGTAGGAAATGAGTTGGGGGTATTGGTGGCTTAG
- a CDS encoding DUF5060 domain-containing protein, with protein sequence MKNLSIVLILALARWSSTDVYAQTKVEKWGYFEIEFQAAVTGNPFTNIQLEAIFYNDTDTVQINGFYDGEDSYKIRFMPQKEGRWKYTTRSNNKALDDKKGHFLCVSPKVGNWGAIVVQDTFHFSYKDGTPFYPLGTTAYGWVQQDESTRTNSLKSLKNSPFNKVRFMILPHAPSGRELAQYPYEGSGKKWDFTRFNPEYFRKYEQYILELQSMGIQADLVLFHPYDKGVWGFDQMDKEEQYLYLNYVNARFGAFRNVWWSMANEFDLMTHRTVDDWDDYFHFFAEHDPYQHLRSNHNAGVWYDHTKPWVTHASIQSESWWRALSLREEYQKPIIFDEFCYEGNGDARIVALNGDVIRHRFWLMTILGAYGTHGEAYFQPKTNYQFFRQGGTFVGESAHQLKTLGKVLDGIPGQLTPMGNGWRLNWILAGIPNEYYLYYLGEYQNASWVLSELPKNQKFTIDLVNTVSGDITRLDGKYVKDDEVSLPGEPYFAMILRQVEQ encoded by the coding sequence ATGAAAAATCTCTCTATTGTTTTAATTCTAGCTTTAGCCAGATGGTCTTCTACCGATGTTTATGCCCAAACGAAGGTTGAAAAGTGGGGCTACTTTGAGATCGAGTTTCAGGCTGCCGTAACGGGTAATCCATTTACTAATATCCAACTGGAAGCAATTTTTTACAACGATACCGACACTGTTCAAATTAATGGATTTTACGATGGCGAAGATTCCTATAAAATACGTTTTATGCCTCAAAAGGAAGGGCGATGGAAGTATACTACTCGTAGTAACAATAAGGCTCTTGATGATAAGAAAGGTCACTTTCTTTGTGTATCGCCAAAAGTTGGAAATTGGGGAGCGATTGTGGTACAAGATACTTTTCACTTCTCTTACAAAGATGGCACACCGTTCTACCCATTAGGTACAACTGCTTACGGGTGGGTACAACAAGATGAATCTACTAGAACAAACAGTCTGAAGTCTCTAAAGAATTCTCCGTTCAACAAAGTACGGTTCATGATATTACCTCACGCCCCAAGTGGAAGAGAACTTGCCCAATATCCGTATGAGGGGAGTGGCAAAAAATGGGACTTCACTAGATTTAATCCTGAATACTTTAGAAAGTACGAGCAATATATACTCGAGTTACAAAGTATGGGTATTCAGGCTGATCTTGTCCTTTTTCACCCTTACGATAAAGGTGTTTGGGGTTTTGATCAAATGGATAAGGAGGAACAGTATCTGTATCTAAATTATGTCAACGCCCGATTCGGTGCCTTTCGTAATGTGTGGTGGTCAATGGCTAATGAATTTGATTTAATGACCCATCGCACCGTGGACGATTGGGATGATTACTTCCACTTTTTTGCAGAACATGATCCCTATCAACATTTACGTTCCAATCACAATGCTGGCGTTTGGTACGATCATACTAAACCTTGGGTGACGCACGCGAGTATTCAGAGTGAGAGTTGGTGGCGGGCACTATCGCTTCGGGAGGAGTATCAAAAGCCGATTATTTTTGATGAATTTTGTTACGAAGGAAATGGCGATGCCAGAATTGTTGCGCTAAACGGAGATGTAATCCGTCACAGATTTTGGCTGATGACCATATTGGGAGCTTATGGCACGCACGGCGAAGCCTACTTTCAGCCCAAGACCAACTATCAGTTTTTCAGACAAGGCGGTACTTTTGTGGGAGAATCTGCCCACCAACTTAAGACCTTAGGCAAGGTACTGGATGGTATTCCTGGGCAGTTAACGCCTATGGGTAACGGTTGGCGACTCAACTGGATATTGGCAGGTATACCAAACGAGTACTATTTGTATTATCTAGGCGAATATCAAAATGCTTCCTGGGTTTTATCGGAGCTACCCAAAAACCAAAAATTTACCATTGATCTGGTAAATACCGTAAGTGGTGATATAACTCGACTGGACGGAAAATACGTTAAAGACGATGAAGTATCTTTACCTGGTGAACCCTATTTTGCCATGATACTGAGACAGGTAGAACAGTGA
- a CDS encoding nuclear transport factor 2 family protein: protein MLRTFFLAVTIAYITTDACAQDSSENPIQAIHSLIDQYAQAREQQDTVLLKQILTDEIDQLVSSGEWRRGIGKAKEGMMRSSRRNPGERTLTVEQIRFITEESAIADARYEIRNADGEVVRKMWSTFVVVYQEDTWKISAIRNMLPAK from the coding sequence ATGCTACGCACCTTCTTTTTGGCAGTCACTATTGCCTACATCACTACCGATGCTTGCGCCCAAGATTCTTCTGAAAACCCTATACAAGCTATTCATTCGCTCATTGATCAGTACGCTCAAGCGCGGGAGCAGCAAGATACCGTTTTGCTGAAACAGATTTTGACTGATGAAATAGATCAGCTAGTTTCATCGGGAGAGTGGCGAAGAGGAATTGGTAAGGCCAAGGAGGGAATGATGCGTAGCTCACGCCGTAATCCGGGGGAGCGAACGCTGACGGTAGAGCAAATCCGGTTTATTACTGAAGAAAGTGCTATTGCTGACGCCCGCTACGAAATCAGAAACGCTGATGGTGAGGTTGTTAGAAAAATGTGGAGCACTTTTGTAGTTGTTTATCAGGAAGATACTTGGAAAATTTCGGCTATCCGCAATATGCTTCCGGCTAAATAG